One Syntrophaceae bacterium DNA window includes the following coding sequences:
- a CDS encoding 4Fe-4S dicluster domain-containing protein, whose amino-acid sequence MKPRRDRIEEAKTVSGAAGCVECGRCVAACPMAEMYADFGIQMSPRGIIKKTLVGDDVVADRNIWYCTECNSGTDVCPQGVSCRDLIRKLREAAIEENVVEDAKRCRACGRFFLAVPVEDFVLGRLKAEPANVLEALETCPSCRREIYLLRNA is encoded by the coding sequence ATGAAGCCGAGGCGCGATAGGATAGAGGAAGCAAAAACGGTATCCGGGGCCGCCGGCTGCGTCGAGTGCGGCCGCTGCGTGGCGGCTTGCCCCATGGCGGAGATGTACGCCGATTTCGGCATCCAGATGTCGCCCAGGGGCATCATCAAGAAGACCCTCGTGGGCGACGATGTCGTGGCGGACAGGAACATCTGGTACTGCACGGAGTGCAACAGCGGAACCGACGTCTGTCCCCAGGGGGTGAGCTGCCGGGACCTGATCCGCAAGCTCCGGGAAGCGGCCATCGAGGAGAACGTCGTCGAGGACGCGAAGCGCTGCCGGGCCTGCGGCCGGTTCTTCCTGGCCGTGCCCGTCGAGGATTTCGTGCTCGGCAGGCTGAAGGCGGAGCCGGCAAACGTCCTCGAGGCCCTCGAGACGTGCCCGTCCTGCCGGCGCGAGATCTATTTGCTGCGCAACGCATGA